The Quercus robur chromosome 7, dhQueRobu3.1, whole genome shotgun sequence genome has a segment encoding these proteins:
- the LOC126693145 gene encoding probable ADP-ribosylation factor GTPase-activating protein AGD14 isoform X1 has translation MGSKREEERNEKIIRGLMKLPPNRRCINCNSLGPQYVCTNFWTFICVTCSGIHREFTHRVKSVSMAKFTSQEVEALQNGGNQRARELYLKDWDLQRQRLPDSSNVDKIREFIKNVYVERRYAGGKTTDKPPRDVQSLRSNEDEARRASSYHSYSQSPPYDYQYEDRRYGKQFAALTRKPGSDRGHYEGKMSSFVYSPGRLSEPMYEDRFANEGSVSRGSDYSVSSGGDPFRSGAESPNFRKDVRFNSPPVQTSRGSLSDDLFFRATNSSETNSKRDADGIPRPQRTASSSSFGSVESHSLSYKSYNSGGLTEVVSEPDQPAGIFQGTVSTLPRSSVSGNSSSLDLFEAPLVPEPVSSAASSIDLFQMPATSSAPSPASSVNVYQPPQTFPSSSLNSFPEIPQQQSATTLDRETPQISVPKNEGWATFDSPQPTASVPHAENPTPAKVPSSDVGSLEKFDPFSSLDTNIQWPSFQLESVHGPSSIMSNQWHDGLHNVQAPTIATSTPVWNAFEDSIGNLPLNANVKGSELQLETHNLSSTADQYLGFRDLEDSCKDGIQRDAVYFPPGPTEQSHVMGPSYPLMGEIQSHAVDVKSRNPFDLPNDSDLEQSNMCLDMSSLQAALPNAQLPSTYHGGVSQPWFPQNPMTPYIPAAGQGGLTYMAGQAPSSQIGNVPSQGPFSSIGGNPFA, from the exons TCGCGAGTTTACTCATCGTGTGAAGTCTGTATCCATGGCTAAGTTTACATCTCAAGAAGTTGAAGCACTTCAAAACGGTGGTAACCAG CGTGCAAGAGAATTATATTTGAAGGATTGGGACCTTCAAAGGCAGCGATTGCCTGATAGCAG CAATGTTGATAAAATACGTGAATTTATAAAGAATGTGTATGTAGAGAGAAGATATGCTGGAGGAAAGACTACTGACAAGCCTCCGAGAGATGTGCAG AGCCTTAGAAGCAATGAAGACGAGGCAAGGCGTGCCAGTTCTTATCATTCTTATTCTCAGAGTCCACCTTATGATTATCAATATGAAGATCGACGGTATGGAAAACAATTTGCTGCGCTTACCAGGAAGCCTGGTTCGGATCGAGGCCATTATGAGGGGAAGATGTCTAGTTTTGTCTACAGTCCTGGTCGGTTAAGTGAGCCAATGTACGAGGACCGGTTTGCAAATGAGGGCTCAGTTTCCAGAGGTTCAGACTACTCTGTGTCTAGTGGAGGCGATCCATTCAGATCTGGTGCAGAGTCTCCTAATTTTCGCAAGGATGTTAGATTTAACAGCCCACCTGTTCAGACTTCAAGGGGTAGTTTAAGTGATGACTTATTTTTTCGAGCAACAAATTCTTCTGAGACAAATTCCAAAAGAGATGCAGATGGAATTCCACGTCCACAG AGAACTGCTTCTTCAAGTAGCTTTGGATCAGTGGAGAGCCACTCCCTGTCTTACAAGTCATATAACTCGGGTGGTTTAACAGAAGTTGTCTCAGAACCGGATCAACCTGCAGGAATTTTCCAGGGTACAGTGTCTACCCTTCCACGATCATCTGTTTCCGGAAATTCTAGTAGTTTAGATCTTTTCGAGGCACCCCTTGTACCAGAACCAGTCTCTTCTGCCGCTTCATCCATTGATTTGTTTCAAATGCCAGCAACATCATCGGCTCCATCTCCAGCTTCATCTGTGAATGTGTATCAACCTCCACAAACTTTTCCATCGTCATCCTTAAACTCCTTTCCAGAGATTCCTCAGCAGCAGTCAGCTACAACCTTGGATAGAGAAACACCACAAATATCTGTCCCTAAAAATGAAGGATGGGCAACGTTTGATTCACCTCAGCCCACAGCATCTGTTCCACATGCTGAAAATCCTACCCCTGCAAAAGTACCTTCTAGTGATGTAGGCTCGTTGGAAAAGTTTGACCCATTTTCATCCTTAGATACAAACATACAATGGCCATCATTTCAACTTGAAAGTGTTCATGGGCCTTCTTCAATAATGTCTAATCAATGGCATGATGGTTTGCACAATGTTCAAGCTCCCACGATAGCAACAAGCACTCCG GTGTGGAATGCATTTGAAGATTCCATTGGGAACCTTCCTTTGAATGCCAATGTGAAAGGTAGTGAACTACAGCTAGAAACTCACAATCTTTCATCAACTGCTGATCAGTATTTGGGCTTTAGAGATTTAGAG GACTCCTGTAAAGATGGGATTCAAAGAGATGCTGTTTATTTTCCCCCAGGTCCTACTGAACAGTCACATGTCATGGGGCCATCCTATCCTCTGATG GGGGAGATTCAATCACATGCAGTGGATGTTAAATCAAGAAATCCATTTGATCTTCCTAATGATTCTGATTTGGAACAGAGCAATATG TGTTTGGACATGAGCTCCTTGCAAGCTGCTCTTCCTAATGCACAGTTGCCATCCACCTATCATGGTGGTGTATCTCAACCATGGTTCCCGCAAAATCCAATGACTCCTTATATTCCAGCTGCAGGACAAG GTGGCTTAACATATATGGCAGGGCAAGCACCAAGCTCCCAAATAGG GAATGTTCCATCACAGGGGCCTTTCAGTTCTATTGGAGGAAACCCTTTTGCATAG
- the LOC126693145 gene encoding probable ADP-ribosylation factor GTPase-activating protein AGD14 isoform X2, which produces MGSKREEERNEKIIRGLMKLPPNRRCINCNSLGPQYVCTNFWTFICVTCSGIHREFTHRVKSVSMAKFTSQEVEALQNGGNQRARELYLKDWDLQRQRLPDSSNVDKIREFIKNVYVERRYAGGKTTDKPPRDVQSLRSNEDEARRASSYHSYSQSPPYDYQYEDRRYGKQFAALTRKPGSDRGHYEGKMSSFVYSPGRLSEPMYEDRFANEGSVSRGSDYSVSSGGDPFRSGAESPNFRKDVRFNSPPVQTSRGSLSDDLFFRATNSSETNSKRDADGIPRPQRTASSSSFGSVESHSLSYKSYNSGGLTEVVSEPDQPAGIFQGTVSTLPRSSVSGNSSSLDLFEAPLVPEPVSSAASSIDLFQMPATSSAPSPASSVNVYQPPQTFPSSSLNSFPEIPQQQSATTLDRETPQISVPKNEGWATFDSPQPTASVPHAENPTPAKVPSSDVGSLEKFDPFSSLDTNIQWPSFQLESVHGPSSIMSNQWHDGLHNVQAPTIATSTPVWNAFEDSIGNLPLNANVKGSELQLETHNLSSTADQYLGFRDLEDSCKDGIQRDAVYFPPGPTEQSHVMGPSYPLMGEIQSHAVDVKSRNPFDLPNDSDLEQSNMLRNRLWEH; this is translated from the exons TCGCGAGTTTACTCATCGTGTGAAGTCTGTATCCATGGCTAAGTTTACATCTCAAGAAGTTGAAGCACTTCAAAACGGTGGTAACCAG CGTGCAAGAGAATTATATTTGAAGGATTGGGACCTTCAAAGGCAGCGATTGCCTGATAGCAG CAATGTTGATAAAATACGTGAATTTATAAAGAATGTGTATGTAGAGAGAAGATATGCTGGAGGAAAGACTACTGACAAGCCTCCGAGAGATGTGCAG AGCCTTAGAAGCAATGAAGACGAGGCAAGGCGTGCCAGTTCTTATCATTCTTATTCTCAGAGTCCACCTTATGATTATCAATATGAAGATCGACGGTATGGAAAACAATTTGCTGCGCTTACCAGGAAGCCTGGTTCGGATCGAGGCCATTATGAGGGGAAGATGTCTAGTTTTGTCTACAGTCCTGGTCGGTTAAGTGAGCCAATGTACGAGGACCGGTTTGCAAATGAGGGCTCAGTTTCCAGAGGTTCAGACTACTCTGTGTCTAGTGGAGGCGATCCATTCAGATCTGGTGCAGAGTCTCCTAATTTTCGCAAGGATGTTAGATTTAACAGCCCACCTGTTCAGACTTCAAGGGGTAGTTTAAGTGATGACTTATTTTTTCGAGCAACAAATTCTTCTGAGACAAATTCCAAAAGAGATGCAGATGGAATTCCACGTCCACAG AGAACTGCTTCTTCAAGTAGCTTTGGATCAGTGGAGAGCCACTCCCTGTCTTACAAGTCATATAACTCGGGTGGTTTAACAGAAGTTGTCTCAGAACCGGATCAACCTGCAGGAATTTTCCAGGGTACAGTGTCTACCCTTCCACGATCATCTGTTTCCGGAAATTCTAGTAGTTTAGATCTTTTCGAGGCACCCCTTGTACCAGAACCAGTCTCTTCTGCCGCTTCATCCATTGATTTGTTTCAAATGCCAGCAACATCATCGGCTCCATCTCCAGCTTCATCTGTGAATGTGTATCAACCTCCACAAACTTTTCCATCGTCATCCTTAAACTCCTTTCCAGAGATTCCTCAGCAGCAGTCAGCTACAACCTTGGATAGAGAAACACCACAAATATCTGTCCCTAAAAATGAAGGATGGGCAACGTTTGATTCACCTCAGCCCACAGCATCTGTTCCACATGCTGAAAATCCTACCCCTGCAAAAGTACCTTCTAGTGATGTAGGCTCGTTGGAAAAGTTTGACCCATTTTCATCCTTAGATACAAACATACAATGGCCATCATTTCAACTTGAAAGTGTTCATGGGCCTTCTTCAATAATGTCTAATCAATGGCATGATGGTTTGCACAATGTTCAAGCTCCCACGATAGCAACAAGCACTCCG GTGTGGAATGCATTTGAAGATTCCATTGGGAACCTTCCTTTGAATGCCAATGTGAAAGGTAGTGAACTACAGCTAGAAACTCACAATCTTTCATCAACTGCTGATCAGTATTTGGGCTTTAGAGATTTAGAG GACTCCTGTAAAGATGGGATTCAAAGAGATGCTGTTTATTTTCCCCCAGGTCCTACTGAACAGTCACATGTCATGGGGCCATCCTATCCTCTGATG GGGGAGATTCAATCACATGCAGTGGATGTTAAATCAAGAAATCCATTTGATCTTCCTAATGATTCTGATTTGGAACAGAGCAATATG TTGAGGAATCGACTTTGGGAGCATTGA